A section of the Perognathus longimembris pacificus isolate PPM17 chromosome 7, ASM2315922v1, whole genome shotgun sequence genome encodes:
- the Echdc2 gene encoding enoyl-CoA hydratase domain-containing protein 2, mitochondrial isoform X4 has translation MQRALARVLRLPRPRRLLGARPCASDAAASGGREIQVRALAGPDRGITEILMNRPHARNALGNVFVSELFEALARLREDQHVRVLLFRSGVKGVFCAGADLKEREQMSPMEVGVFVRRLRGLMNEIGGTQRLPRCLGVALAKELIFTGRRLNGEQAHQLGLVNHAVAQNEEGDAAYNRARALAQEILPQAPIAVRLGKVAIDRGMEVDIASGMAIEGMCYAQNIPTQDRLEGMAAFREKRPPKFVGK, from the exons ATGCAGCGCGCCCTGGCCCGCGTCCTGCGCCTCCCGCGGCCCCGGCGGCTCCTCGGGGCCCGGCCCTGCGCGTCGGACGCCGCCGCCTCCGGGGGCCGCGAGATCCAGGTGCGCGCCCTGGCCGGTCCCGACCGAG GAATCACTGAGATCCTGATGAACAGACCTCATGCCCGCAATGCCCTGGGGAACGTCTTCGTCAGTGAG CTGTTTGAAGCTCTGGCCCGCCTGCGAGAGGACCAGCACGTGCGTGTCCTGCTCTTCAGAAGTGGAGTGAAGGGTGTGTTTTGTGCAG GTGCGGACCTGAAGGAGCGGGAGCAGATGAGCCCTATGGAGGTTGGCGTCTTTGTCCGGCGGCTCCGAGGCTTGATGAACGAGATCG GAGGGACTCAAAGGCTGCCCCGATGCCTGGGAGTGGCCCTGGCAAAAGAGCTCATCTTCACGGGCCGCCGACTGAATGGAGAACAGGCCCATCAGCTGGGGTTGGTGAATCATGCTGTGGCCCAGAATGAGGAGGGTGATGCTGCCTACAACCGGGCTCGAGCCCTAGCTCAGGAAATTCTGCCCCAG gcCCCCATTGCTGTGCGGTTGGGCAAAGTTGCCATTGACCGAGGAATGGAG GTGGACATTGCATCAGGAATGGCCATTGAAGGGATGTGTTATGCCCAG AATATCCCAACCCAGGACCGGCTGGAAGGCATGGCCGCCTTCAGGGAGAAACGGCCCCCAAAATTTGTTGGCAAGTGa
- the Echdc2 gene encoding enoyl-CoA hydratase domain-containing protein 2, mitochondrial isoform X2 has protein sequence MQRALARVLRLPRPRRLLGARPCASDAAASGGREIQVRALAGPDRGITEILMNRPHARNALGNVFVSELFEALARLREDQHVRVLLFRSGVKGVFCAGADLKEREQMSPMEVGVFVRRLRGLMNEIAFPAPTIAAMDGFALGGGLELALACDLRVAASSAVMGLIETTRGLLPGAGGTQRLPRCLGVALAKELIFTGRRLNGEQAHQLGLVNHAVAQNEEGDAAYNRARALAQEILPQAPIAVRLGKVAIDRGMEVDIASGMAIEGMCYAQNIPTQDRLEGMAAFREKRPPKFVGK, from the exons ATGCAGCGCGCCCTGGCCCGCGTCCTGCGCCTCCCGCGGCCCCGGCGGCTCCTCGGGGCCCGGCCCTGCGCGTCGGACGCCGCCGCCTCCGGGGGCCGCGAGATCCAGGTGCGCGCCCTGGCCGGTCCCGACCGAG GAATCACTGAGATCCTGATGAACAGACCTCATGCCCGCAATGCCCTGGGGAACGTCTTCGTCAGTGAG CTGTTTGAAGCTCTGGCCCGCCTGCGAGAGGACCAGCACGTGCGTGTCCTGCTCTTCAGAAGTGGAGTGAAGGGTGTGTTTTGTGCAG GTGCGGACCTGAAGGAGCGGGAGCAGATGAGCCCTATGGAGGTTGGCGTCTTTGTCCGGCGGCTCCGAGGCTTGATGAACGAGATCG CCTTCCCTGCACCCACCATTGCAGCCATGGACGGGTTTGCCTTGGGTGGAGGTCTGGAGCTTGCCCTGGCCTGTGACCTCCGAGTGGCAG CTTCCTCAGCTGTCATGGGACTGATCGAGACCACGAGAGGACTTCTCCCAGGAGCAG GAGGGACTCAAAGGCTGCCCCGATGCCTGGGAGTGGCCCTGGCAAAAGAGCTCATCTTCACGGGCCGCCGACTGAATGGAGAACAGGCCCATCAGCTGGGGTTGGTGAATCATGCTGTGGCCCAGAATGAGGAGGGTGATGCTGCCTACAACCGGGCTCGAGCCCTAGCTCAGGAAATTCTGCCCCAG gcCCCCATTGCTGTGCGGTTGGGCAAAGTTGCCATTGACCGAGGAATGGAG GTGGACATTGCATCAGGAATGGCCATTGAAGGGATGTGTTATGCCCAG AATATCCCAACCCAGGACCGGCTGGAAGGCATGGCCGCCTTCAGGGAGAAACGGCCCCCAAAATTTGTTGGCAAGTGa
- the Echdc2 gene encoding enoyl-CoA hydratase domain-containing protein 2, mitochondrial isoform X3, which translates to MQRALARVLRLPRPRRLLGARPCASDAAASGGREIQVRALAGPDRGITEILMNRPHARNALGNVFVSELFEALARLREDQHVRVLLFRSGVKGVFCAAAFPAPTIAAMDGFALGGGLELALACDLRVAASSAVMGLIETTRGLLPGAGGTQRLPRCLGVALAKELIFTGRRLNGEQAHQLGLVNHAVAQNEEGDAAYNRARALAQEILPQAPIAVRLGKVAIDRGMEVDIASGMAIEGMCYAQNIPTQDRLEGMAAFREKRPPKFVGK; encoded by the exons ATGCAGCGCGCCCTGGCCCGCGTCCTGCGCCTCCCGCGGCCCCGGCGGCTCCTCGGGGCCCGGCCCTGCGCGTCGGACGCCGCCGCCTCCGGGGGCCGCGAGATCCAGGTGCGCGCCCTGGCCGGTCCCGACCGAG GAATCACTGAGATCCTGATGAACAGACCTCATGCCCGCAATGCCCTGGGGAACGTCTTCGTCAGTGAG CTGTTTGAAGCTCTGGCCCGCCTGCGAGAGGACCAGCACGTGCGTGTCCTGCTCTTCAGAAGTGGAGTGAAGGGTGTGTTTTGTGCAG CAGCCTTCCCTGCACCCACCATTGCAGCCATGGACGGGTTTGCCTTGGGTGGAGGTCTGGAGCTTGCCCTGGCCTGTGACCTCCGAGTGGCAG CTTCCTCAGCTGTCATGGGACTGATCGAGACCACGAGAGGACTTCTCCCAGGAGCAG GAGGGACTCAAAGGCTGCCCCGATGCCTGGGAGTGGCCCTGGCAAAAGAGCTCATCTTCACGGGCCGCCGACTGAATGGAGAACAGGCCCATCAGCTGGGGTTGGTGAATCATGCTGTGGCCCAGAATGAGGAGGGTGATGCTGCCTACAACCGGGCTCGAGCCCTAGCTCAGGAAATTCTGCCCCAG gcCCCCATTGCTGTGCGGTTGGGCAAAGTTGCCATTGACCGAGGAATGGAG GTGGACATTGCATCAGGAATGGCCATTGAAGGGATGTGTTATGCCCAG AATATCCCAACCCAGGACCGGCTGGAAGGCATGGCCGCCTTCAGGGAGAAACGGCCCCCAAAATTTGTTGGCAAGTGa
- the Echdc2 gene encoding enoyl-CoA hydratase domain-containing protein 2, mitochondrial isoform X5, producing MQRALARVLRLPRPRRLLGARPCASDAAASGGREIQVRALAGPDRGADLKEREQMSPMEVGVFVRRLRGLMNEIAAFPAPTIAAMDGFALGGGLELALACDLRVAASSAVMGLIETTRGLLPGAGGTQRLPRCLGVALAKELIFTGRRLNGEQAHQLGLVNHAVAQNEEGDAAYNRARALAQEILPQAPIAVRLGKVAIDRGMEVDIASGMAIEGMCYAQNIPTQDRLEGMAAFREKRPPKFVGK from the exons ATGCAGCGCGCCCTGGCCCGCGTCCTGCGCCTCCCGCGGCCCCGGCGGCTCCTCGGGGCCCGGCCCTGCGCGTCGGACGCCGCCGCCTCCGGGGGCCGCGAGATCCAGGTGCGCGCCCTGGCCGGTCCCGACCGAG GTGCGGACCTGAAGGAGCGGGAGCAGATGAGCCCTATGGAGGTTGGCGTCTTTGTCCGGCGGCTCCGAGGCTTGATGAACGAGATCG CAGCCTTCCCTGCACCCACCATTGCAGCCATGGACGGGTTTGCCTTGGGTGGAGGTCTGGAGCTTGCCCTGGCCTGTGACCTCCGAGTGGCAG CTTCCTCAGCTGTCATGGGACTGATCGAGACCACGAGAGGACTTCTCCCAGGAGCAG GAGGGACTCAAAGGCTGCCCCGATGCCTGGGAGTGGCCCTGGCAAAAGAGCTCATCTTCACGGGCCGCCGACTGAATGGAGAACAGGCCCATCAGCTGGGGTTGGTGAATCATGCTGTGGCCCAGAATGAGGAGGGTGATGCTGCCTACAACCGGGCTCGAGCCCTAGCTCAGGAAATTCTGCCCCAG gcCCCCATTGCTGTGCGGTTGGGCAAAGTTGCCATTGACCGAGGAATGGAG GTGGACATTGCATCAGGAATGGCCATTGAAGGGATGTGTTATGCCCAG AATATCCCAACCCAGGACCGGCTGGAAGGCATGGCCGCCTTCAGGGAGAAACGGCCCCCAAAATTTGTTGGCAAGTGa
- the Echdc2 gene encoding enoyl-CoA hydratase domain-containing protein 2, mitochondrial isoform X1 translates to MQRALARVLRLPRPRRLLGARPCASDAAASGGREIQVRALAGPDRGITEILMNRPHARNALGNVFVSELFEALARLREDQHVRVLLFRSGVKGVFCAGADLKEREQMSPMEVGVFVRRLRGLMNEIAAFPAPTIAAMDGFALGGGLELALACDLRVAASSAVMGLIETTRGLLPGAGGTQRLPRCLGVALAKELIFTGRRLNGEQAHQLGLVNHAVAQNEEGDAAYNRARALAQEILPQAPIAVRLGKVAIDRGMEVDIASGMAIEGMCYAQNIPTQDRLEGMAAFREKRPPKFVGK, encoded by the exons ATGCAGCGCGCCCTGGCCCGCGTCCTGCGCCTCCCGCGGCCCCGGCGGCTCCTCGGGGCCCGGCCCTGCGCGTCGGACGCCGCCGCCTCCGGGGGCCGCGAGATCCAGGTGCGCGCCCTGGCCGGTCCCGACCGAG GAATCACTGAGATCCTGATGAACAGACCTCATGCCCGCAATGCCCTGGGGAACGTCTTCGTCAGTGAG CTGTTTGAAGCTCTGGCCCGCCTGCGAGAGGACCAGCACGTGCGTGTCCTGCTCTTCAGAAGTGGAGTGAAGGGTGTGTTTTGTGCAG GTGCGGACCTGAAGGAGCGGGAGCAGATGAGCCCTATGGAGGTTGGCGTCTTTGTCCGGCGGCTCCGAGGCTTGATGAACGAGATCG CAGCCTTCCCTGCACCCACCATTGCAGCCATGGACGGGTTTGCCTTGGGTGGAGGTCTGGAGCTTGCCCTGGCCTGTGACCTCCGAGTGGCAG CTTCCTCAGCTGTCATGGGACTGATCGAGACCACGAGAGGACTTCTCCCAGGAGCAG GAGGGACTCAAAGGCTGCCCCGATGCCTGGGAGTGGCCCTGGCAAAAGAGCTCATCTTCACGGGCCGCCGACTGAATGGAGAACAGGCCCATCAGCTGGGGTTGGTGAATCATGCTGTGGCCCAGAATGAGGAGGGTGATGCTGCCTACAACCGGGCTCGAGCCCTAGCTCAGGAAATTCTGCCCCAG gcCCCCATTGCTGTGCGGTTGGGCAAAGTTGCCATTGACCGAGGAATGGAG GTGGACATTGCATCAGGAATGGCCATTGAAGGGATGTGTTATGCCCAG AATATCCCAACCCAGGACCGGCTGGAAGGCATGGCCGCCTTCAGGGAGAAACGGCCCCCAAAATTTGTTGGCAAGTGa